A window of Blautia argi genomic DNA:
TGGCAAGAGAAAAAATGCCAGACTTCGAGTGGACAGATTTGAAGGGCAAGGATATTCTGGGAGGCCGTAAAAGCGGTATGCCGGAAATGGTCTTTGAGTATATTTTGAAGGAAAAGGGCATGGATCCGGATACAGATATGGGCATTGACAGAAGCATTGACTTTGGCTCTACAGCGGCAGCTTTTGCCGGAGGGCAGGGGCAGTTCAGTATTGAATTTGAACCCTCTGCCACTATGCTTGAGCAGGAAGGCGCCGGATATGTAGTGGCATCCTGCGGTGTAGAATCCGGCTATGTTCCTTATACGGCCTACAGTGCCAGAGAAAGCTATATTGAGAAGAACCCGGAAGTGATACAGGGATTTGTAAAAGCTCTGCAAAAAGGCATGGATTATGTAAATACCCATACGCCGGAAGAAATTGCCTCTATTATTGCCCCACAGTTTAAAGAAAATGATTTGGAAACCATTACTGCCATTGTAAAGCGTTATCAGGAACAGGATACCTGGAAAGACAATCTTGTATTTGAGGAGAAAAGCTTTGAGCTTTTGCAGGATATCTTGGAAAGCGCTGGAGAACTGGAAAAGAGAGTTCCGTATGAGGAGCTGGTGCTTACCGAGTATGCCAAGAAGGCTGAAGAGTAAGGAGTTGAAAGTGCAACAATCACTCAAGAATGGTTGACCTGTAAGAAGTAGAAAGACCACCCTAAAGGATGGTCTTTCTGTGTTTATTTTTTTCCTCTGGACAGTACACTGTTGTGATAAGCAGTAGAAAATGTTACATCTTCCCCAAACCACTGAGGAGGAACAAAACTGTTTGCCTCTTCTTCTGTGGAAAACTCCACTTCTGCCAGCCACAGACCTTCATAAGGGGCGTTAAAAACATCCAGCTCGATGGTGAGTCCTTTAGGTAGGGGCAGCAGATACCGGGTCTTGGAAAGGATAATGCCGTCTGCCTTTGTACGTAGATGCTCGTAAGCTTCACGGGTCAGAGGCAGATTGTATTCCTCCCGCATCATCATGCCTTTTCCTTTATAGGTGAGATAATAGTCGTTGTCCTGTCTGCGGATCCGCACAACCGGGGCAATGCAGAGATAAGCCTGCTCAATTTTCCTGGAAGGAAAGGCTTCCAGATCCTTTGGGAGTTCATGAATCAGATATTTACGTTCAATTTCCACGATTGTTTTCTCCTTTTCCTGATGAAGTATTAAAAATATCATATAATGTTCAAATGCAAAAAGCAAGCCACAGGAAGGTGGGAGAAAAAAAGGGATTGACAACCCTTTTTTTAAATGGTATGTTTTAAGTGCTTATATGACTGACGGAAGTGGAAATGACCACGGGGAGTATAAGCCACAGAAGCCGACCGTCTGGGCGAATATGCTCGGAAAGTGGGCTTTTTCTTATTTTTTAAAACTCTTTTTGGGAAAAATTAAGAAAAGCCGGGAAAAGTTCCGAGTGAGTTTAGAACAGCAGGAAAAGGAGATAAGTTCATGGAAATGTTATCACTGGAAAAAGAGTTAAAGAGCAATGCATATCCGGGCAGAGGAATTGTGCTGGGAAAATCAGAAGACGGAAAAAAAGCTGTTGCCGCTTATTTTATTATGGGCAGAAGTGAAAACAGCAGAAACCGCGTATTCGTAGAAGAAGGTGAAGGAATCCGTACACAGGCATTCGACCCTTCTAAATTAACAGACCCAAGCCTGATTATTTATGCGCCGGTACGCGTACTGGGCAATAAAACCATTGTGACAAACGGTGACCAGACAGATACCATCTACGAAGGTATGGACAAACAGATGACCTTTGAGCAGTCTTTGAGAAGTCGTGAATTTGAACCGGACGGACCAAACTACACACCTCGTATTTCCGGCGTGATGCATTTGGAAAACGGCAGATATAACTATGCAATGTCTATTTTAAAGAGCAACAATGGAAATCCGGACGCCTGCAACCGCTATACCTTTGCATATGAAAATCCGGTGGCAGGAGAAGGACATTTTATCCACACTTATATGCATGACGGCAATCCTCTTCCAAGCTTTGAAGGAGAGCCAAAGCTGGTGGGAATCCCAAACGATATTGATGCGTTTACAGAGCAGGTGTGGACAAGTTTAAATGAAGAAAATAAGGTTTCTCTGTTTGTTCGCTTCAT
This region includes:
- a CDS encoding ABC transporter substrate-binding protein; amino-acid sequence: MKKKVSMLFAMLLCLGMGFTGCKAQQGERQEKTEELTKVTLNEVAHSIFYAPQYVAIEEGYFVNEGIKLELVTGFGADKVMSALLSGDADIGFMGSEATVYAYQQGAQDKVLNFAQLTQRAGNFVVAREKMPDFEWTDLKGKDILGGRKSGMPEMVFEYILKEKGMDPDTDMGIDRSIDFGSTAAAFAGGQGQFSIEFEPSATMLEQEGAGYVVASCGVESGYVPYTAYSARESYIEKNPEVIQGFVKALQKGMDYVNTHTPEEIASIIAPQFKENDLETITAIVKRYQEQDTWKDNLVFEEKSFELLQDILESAGELEKRVPYEELVLTEYAKKAEE
- a CDS encoding IMP cyclohydrolase yields the protein MEMLSLEKELKSNAYPGRGIVLGKSEDGKKAVAAYFIMGRSENSRNRVFVEEGEGIRTQAFDPSKLTDPSLIIYAPVRVLGNKTIVTNGDQTDTIYEGMDKQMTFEQSLRSREFEPDGPNYTPRISGVMHLENGRYNYAMSILKSNNGNPDACNRYTFAYENPVAGEGHFIHTYMHDGNPLPSFEGEPKLVGIPNDIDAFTEQVWTSLNEENKVSLFVRFIDIETGKYETRIVNKNK
- a CDS encoding CYTH domain-containing protein, encoding MEIERKYLIHELPKDLEAFPSRKIEQAYLCIAPVVRIRRQDNDYYLTYKGKGMMMREEYNLPLTREAYEHLRTKADGIILSKTRYLLPLPKGLTIELDVFNAPYEGLWLAEVEFSTEEEANSFVPPQWFGEDVTFSTAYHNSVLSRGKK